A single genomic interval of Ramlibacter pinisoli harbors:
- a CDS encoding AraC family transcriptional regulator: MTMLVRSASLTNYATVARAAGLDPAAMLQSVGLDPSCLDDPDLKIPGAAASRLLEESARASGWTDFGLRLAASRTHPSWGPLTLAVREQATLRQALTVLVHYMRLHSESLQLHLEEDAQGATAMVRFEFTGRGPEVRQSMELAVAALTLALRQLLPDQWKAQKVCFMHAKPADTRTARRLFSNVEYGAPLNGILFPASYLQLPLSNYAQLDRYAKRYLESMGADLQGTLEEKVRQLIISLLPSGGCSLEHIAGRLTLDPRTVRRQLAREGHSYASLLNAIRRELAERHLAHPNRSLAEVGALLGFRDASSFSRWFRDNFGCSGREWQRAQR; encoded by the coding sequence ATGACCATGCTCGTCCGCAGCGCGAGCCTCACCAACTACGCGACCGTTGCCCGCGCCGCCGGGCTTGACCCGGCCGCGATGCTGCAATCCGTGGGCTTGGATCCCAGCTGTCTGGACGACCCGGACCTGAAGATTCCTGGGGCGGCTGCCAGCCGGCTACTGGAGGAGTCGGCGCGCGCCTCGGGCTGGACGGACTTCGGGCTGCGGCTGGCTGCAAGCCGGACCCACCCCTCCTGGGGGCCACTGACGCTGGCCGTGCGGGAGCAGGCCACCTTGCGCCAGGCGCTCACCGTGCTGGTCCACTACATGCGCCTTCACAGCGAATCGCTGCAACTGCACCTGGAGGAAGACGCGCAGGGCGCAACGGCGATGGTCCGCTTCGAGTTCACGGGCCGCGGGCCGGAAGTGCGGCAGTCCATGGAGCTTGCGGTGGCTGCCCTGACGCTGGCGCTGCGGCAGCTCCTGCCGGACCAGTGGAAGGCGCAGAAGGTCTGCTTCATGCATGCGAAGCCGGCGGATACCCGCACGGCTCGGCGCCTGTTCTCGAACGTGGAATACGGCGCCCCGCTGAACGGCATCCTGTTCCCGGCCAGCTACCTGCAGCTGCCGCTGTCCAACTATGCGCAGCTCGATCGTTACGCGAAGCGCTACCTGGAGAGCATGGGCGCAGACCTGCAAGGGACGCTCGAGGAAAAGGTGCGGCAGCTGATCATCTCGCTGCTGCCGTCGGGCGGCTGCAGCCTGGAGCACATCGCTGGTCGCCTGACCCTGGACCCGCGCACCGTGCGCCGCCAGCTCGCGCGCGAGGGCCACTCCTATGCCTCGCTGCTCAACGCCATCCGCCGCGAACTGGCTGAGCGCCACCTGGCTCACCCGAACCGGTCCCTTGCCGAAGTGGGGGCGCTGCTGGGCTTCCGGGACGCCAGCTCCTTTTCCC